A single region of the Novipirellula aureliae genome encodes:
- a CDS encoding Calx-beta domain-containing protein has protein sequence MTIRNSRLRTKARRERRQSWFRTVRLESLEERRLLAYVPLAEEQGVFVEQGGASTNGGQITNVSPDNRVTGAIESVVAHPTNPDILYAGTINGGVWKTMNATAANPSWVAQTDAMDSLSIGAIEFDSDDIFAPGPDPYQTLVAGTGNYSSFGGAGGSIGLVYVTRDGGDTWINPGGNGSIVGERISGIASKDDANIIVATSQSGGIHRSIDGGVNFNLVTAGVPGDGRFSDLFIDQSTEDRLYASAMGDGIYRSDDFGETWQIISNVYAELERMLQDSSTDNIEMVVHPDTGRLFVGVVQGGQVAGLFYTTTGDTEYPRWGRMDTPILPVAAGKSITGASSSTPIRITVANHGLANNDSDWVLIRDVQGNTAANGQWRINVLDNNTFELIGSTGNFDYTANTGEMIPIVNPSPKYKDTTEPGSQGRIHFSIGIDPNDHDIVYVGGDRQEVPFPNAIGANGYTGSLFRGDIKIDRDPLEVPSPQWDHLTDDSLAFDPEGGTANGSAPHADSRDMAFDANGDMIEVNDGGIYRRTSPQDNTGVWESLAGDLGAMEYHSIGYDSVSDVIVGGAQDNGTQYQLVPDQLQWQVMSGGDGGDIAIDSVSLAAQGQSVRYSSSQNLGGFRRTVWDADNNQVSASSPGLIVTEGDKFKPKFVTPITINNVNPVRMLFGGSNGVFESVNSGNSLVQTSVFNTSAMDYGGRSDVHGDNPFVIYAGDSLGNVYVRTEAAAEFVSNVDLGGSVQSVKMNPNEWTEAVAIDTNSVSWTTTAGDVWTDITGDLGSLGATVYRSLEYVSGVFDGLALGTNAGVFGMTFDAVGEWFQFGSNLPNVPVYDMDYDAADDVLILGTLGRGAWKMEQVSEFLAPGITIDVDQTVLAEDGVSQAIVTANITRAVAYDVTVNLSLTGTATLAANAVFPEPTDYIESGLQLVIPANSLSSSGSVTLTTLADDFEEPDETIWVDIDSVVVPDPLLAVSAAAREDQGQTVTITNDDVEPVVTVTTLATTDVLETGGTTTITATLDKLSLEPVIVTLVASAAVGDAVYNTEYELSDGLQIVIPAGQISQTETISALPDVLDEFDEPFTLTVDSVTEATLSSATEFTYRILDDDDPPVVTLDPGDQTIAEAAGIATITATLDAVSAKDVTVFVEVRNTPSLPSSTAILTDDYTTSLLQIDIAAGDLTGSVTVTAVQDAIDEADETVVLGIASADNATFDPALVSTVTITDDDDAPSVTLISNQTEIAEAGGSVRFTANLSEVSGLPVTVNLVSVGDATNGDDFTAPSLTITIPAGSVRGSVLVSAVNDSIDEVDETILLEIDSLINAQEFAPESASAFIVDDDLPPTVELEFTDVSINEADGPSVLTATLSEVSAKDVTIEILVGGTANNLLDYWVDTRTIVIPAGQSMAALTFNIVEDNIQEADETIVTTIASLLNATASPTESATLTLLNDDAPPEVFLFANPLAISEGDSTVVTAYLSTQSGLPVTLSFVTTGTATELTDYTTNRKTITIQPGVTSANLTISASDDFFDEPVETVVVTLDSVTNGILVGPGALDIEILDDDEPPAVSIQFENNAISENNGSTDLVVSLSQPSGFDVTVQLDVQVDGMGGSPYYTGLTQQIIIPAGQQIARTPITAIDDIFDENNTVIDVSIASLLQAVPGSFTTASLVIVDDDATPNVSLSVDQPTIVEANGSAEVTAALSAPSLFDVTIDLGVTGTAATTDYRIDGTQITIPAGQTTGLVTIDSVDDTIFELDETVIVDIVGVTNAVEGSPQQITTTIVNDDSSPSVSLSIADTNLIEQTGSTTITATLSAISSLDVTITLAVGGTASATDFNPIATTILIPAGRLSGFVPLSTIDDAIDELDETVIVSIDTVTGGIENGPQSVTANIVDDDAPPVISVDFDPASIDEGDQPAVLTARLSGVSSKDVTATILISGTAVLDTDFASSSISGSTIDVMIPAGTLSAAFDFSSMEDAIDENDETVIATVQSATNASWGSTLPATLTIVDNDPQPTVTLALDPISIDENGGTATYTATLSEASSLDVTIVPSILTTASASDYALSSTQILIAAGETSGTITIAAVEDALYERDEVLTISPGQISNASVGRDQDVTLTILDNDLFPTLSIAATSASVVEGATNLISATLDAPAGVDMTVNFALGGTASEGFDYQASSKQIIIPAGSTTASMEIATIDDAVNEIEQSVTIDATATDGVIVGEKASTSFVIGDNDLPPVANVNSNFFVVDEVAGQAVFEIHLSQLSERDITFSLTPSGAIAEGADYTLSQPTITIPAGSLTGDVQIDSVDDEVFEGDEVGAIRVAASDADTVTFQNQSITLTIVDNETAPTLSLSVDHASIPETGGVSTLTATLSGPAQSEIVVALDFVGQGETTNDDFSAASNQIVIPRGQLSGTLVLSATDDTAVEQDGSVNVNVKSVSRNLAIRPEQLSITILDDDDGRLVVTSTSTPVIVNERGTTAELQVQLSAAPQSDVVVSVESDDTGEVVVSPSVIRFTPANWNTPQAVVATGQPDLLTDANVAADISFSVREADSDPGFAGLGTTVVEVVNQNVSFSHLTVSVQADQLVVSDDASGQVLDSRPSNSTDRLRIDLGGGAKTLTIGDLGRLRNTIDIDAQNDDTINFGDGWTADTPKFIVGVFTHVLLRDDAVLQLHNEKPNTNPYNRHDTNRDGTVTPSDSLVVINALGAGLGGPVSDPQPSDPPHSFYMDVSGDGQISPLDAVMVINDINDPHSGDGNAVPSGLSGPSGLSGPSGEQLILLASRNAEGEANASDVVSTLANSTLANEPLSTLRSASSPSDFATQSASADQAILDWQVDEEASAEESLESLVELLGGVASRSS, from the coding sequence ATGACAATCCGAAACAGCCGTCTTCGTACAAAAGCTCGCCGCGAGCGTCGTCAATCTTGGTTCCGCACGGTCCGCCTGGAAAGTCTCGAAGAACGGCGATTGCTCGCCTATGTCCCCTTGGCGGAAGAGCAAGGTGTATTTGTTGAGCAGGGGGGCGCGTCGACGAACGGTGGGCAAATCACCAATGTCTCGCCCGACAATCGAGTCACCGGAGCGATCGAATCGGTTGTCGCTCATCCAACCAATCCTGACATCCTTTACGCCGGAACGATCAATGGCGGGGTTTGGAAAACGATGAATGCCACCGCAGCCAACCCGTCTTGGGTGGCGCAAACCGATGCGATGGATTCGCTATCGATCGGTGCGATCGAATTTGACTCCGATGACATCTTCGCTCCTGGGCCTGATCCGTACCAAACCTTGGTCGCTGGCACCGGAAATTATAGTAGTTTTGGTGGGGCTGGTGGTTCGATCGGTTTGGTCTACGTGACCCGCGATGGCGGTGACACTTGGATCAATCCGGGCGGTAACGGCAGCATTGTTGGGGAGCGGATTTCTGGGATCGCCTCGAAAGACGACGCCAACATCATTGTTGCGACTTCGCAAAGTGGTGGCATTCACCGAAGCATTGACGGCGGCGTGAATTTCAATCTCGTCACCGCAGGTGTTCCTGGTGACGGACGATTTAGCGATTTGTTTATCGACCAAAGCACCGAGGATCGGCTCTACGCATCCGCGATGGGTGATGGGATCTATCGATCGGATGATTTTGGTGAAACGTGGCAGATTATTTCGAATGTCTATGCTGAACTCGAAAGGATGCTTCAAGATTCGAGCACCGACAACATTGAAATGGTCGTTCATCCCGATACCGGGCGTCTGTTTGTCGGTGTGGTTCAAGGAGGCCAAGTGGCGGGTCTCTTCTATACCACGACTGGCGACACGGAATATCCGAGGTGGGGGCGAATGGACACCCCTATTCTGCCTGTTGCAGCAGGGAAATCGATTACGGGTGCGAGCAGTTCAACCCCCATTCGAATTACGGTAGCGAACCATGGCTTAGCGAATAATGACTCGGATTGGGTTTTAATTCGCGATGTCCAGGGGAACACGGCAGCCAACGGTCAATGGCGAATCAACGTCCTTGACAATAACACCTTCGAGCTGATCGGGTCGACTGGCAACTTTGACTATACCGCCAATACGGGTGAAATGATTCCGATTGTCAACCCAAGCCCCAAATACAAGGACACGACGGAACCCGGCAGCCAAGGCCGTATCCACTTTTCAATTGGCATTGACCCCAACGATCATGACATCGTTTACGTCGGTGGCGATCGCCAAGAGGTTCCCTTCCCCAACGCGATTGGTGCCAACGGATACACGGGATCCCTTTTCCGCGGCGATATTAAAATCGATCGTGATCCTCTGGAGGTTCCTTCCCCCCAGTGGGATCACTTGACCGATGACTCCCTTGCTTTTGACCCTGAAGGTGGCACGGCCAATGGCAGTGCCCCTCATGCCGATTCACGCGACATGGCGTTCGATGCAAATGGTGACATGATCGAAGTCAATGACGGCGGTATCTATCGCCGGACCAGTCCGCAAGACAACACGGGAGTTTGGGAGTCGTTAGCGGGCGATCTCGGAGCGATGGAATACCACAGTATTGGTTACGATTCGGTTTCTGACGTGATTGTCGGTGGTGCCCAAGACAACGGCACGCAGTATCAATTGGTGCCTGACCAATTGCAATGGCAAGTGATGTCGGGTGGCGATGGGGGAGATATTGCGATCGACTCGGTAAGTCTTGCCGCCCAAGGGCAATCGGTCCGCTACAGCAGTTCGCAAAACTTAGGCGGATTTCGTCGCACGGTTTGGGATGCGGACAACAATCAGGTGAGCGCCAGTTCCCCAGGTTTGATTGTCACCGAAGGTGATAAATTTAAGCCCAAATTCGTCACACCGATCACCATCAACAATGTTAACCCGGTGCGGATGCTCTTTGGCGGCTCGAATGGGGTTTTCGAATCGGTCAACTCGGGCAATTCGCTTGTTCAAACATCGGTGTTTAATACGAGCGCGATGGATTATGGTGGCCGATCGGACGTCCACGGCGACAACCCGTTTGTGATCTATGCGGGCGATTCTCTTGGAAACGTCTACGTTCGGACCGAAGCGGCTGCCGAGTTCGTTTCCAACGTCGATCTGGGCGGCTCGGTTCAAAGTGTCAAGATGAATCCCAATGAATGGACCGAAGCCGTTGCAATCGATACCAATTCGGTTTCCTGGACCACAACCGCTGGCGATGTTTGGACCGACATTACTGGGGATCTCGGTTCGCTCGGTGCCACCGTCTACCGATCCCTTGAATATGTTTCGGGCGTCTTCGATGGCTTGGCGCTCGGTACAAACGCAGGCGTCTTTGGCATGACATTTGACGCGGTGGGTGAGTGGTTCCAATTTGGCAGCAATCTGCCAAACGTCCCTGTTTATGATATGGATTACGATGCCGCCGACGACGTACTCATCTTGGGCACGCTCGGACGCGGTGCTTGGAAGATGGAGCAAGTCAGCGAGTTCTTGGCTCCAGGCATAACGATTGACGTCGACCAAACCGTTCTGGCCGAAGATGGGGTCAGTCAAGCAATCGTGACGGCAAACATTACGCGAGCGGTAGCCTACGATGTCACCGTCAACTTGTCACTCACCGGTACCGCAACCTTGGCTGCCAACGCGGTCTTCCCCGAACCGACCGACTACATTGAAAGCGGGTTGCAGTTGGTGATCCCCGCAAATTCATTGTCGAGCAGCGGTTCGGTCACTTTGACAACGCTCGCGGATGACTTCGAAGAACCGGACGAAACGATTTGGGTCGATATCGATTCCGTCGTTGTCCCAGACCCGCTTCTGGCCGTTTCTGCGGCCGCTCGCGAAGATCAAGGGCAGACGGTTACGATCACCAATGACGATGTGGAACCGGTCGTCACGGTGACAACGCTTGCCACGACCGATGTGTTGGAAACAGGCGGTACAACCACGATCACCGCGACGCTCGATAAGTTGTCACTCGAACCTGTCATCGTCACCTTGGTTGCCTCGGCCGCCGTTGGGGATGCGGTTTACAATACCGAATACGAATTGTCCGATGGACTCCAAATTGTTATCCCCGCTGGACAAATTTCACAAACGGAAACCATCTCGGCATTGCCAGATGTCCTTGACGAATTTGACGAACCGTTCACGCTGACGGTCGATTCGGTGACCGAAGCAACGCTCTCTTCGGCAACGGAGTTTACCTATCGAATTCTCGATGATGACGATCCGCCGGTTGTCACGTTGGATCCCGGTGACCAAACGATCGCTGAAGCCGCAGGCATCGCAACGATCACCGCGACGCTCGATGCGGTGTCCGCAAAAGATGTCACGGTCTTCGTGGAAGTCCGCAATACGCCCTCGCTGCCATCATCCACCGCAATATTGACCGATGATTACACCACGTCGTTGCTTCAAATCGATATCGCGGCCGGTGATTTGACCGGTTCGGTCACCGTGACGGCCGTACAAGACGCAATCGACGAAGCCGACGAAACGGTAGTGTTGGGCATCGCTTCGGCGGACAATGCGACCTTCGATCCTGCACTTGTGTCGACGGTGACGATCACCGATGACGACGACGCACCGTCGGTAACCTTGATTTCGAATCAAACCGAAATTGCCGAAGCGGGTGGTTCGGTGAGGTTCACCGCAAATCTATCCGAAGTCTCTGGTTTGCCCGTGACGGTCAACTTGGTTTCGGTTGGCGATGCGACGAATGGGGACGACTTCACCGCACCTTCCCTGACGATCACGATTCCAGCCGGTTCGGTGCGCGGGTCCGTTTTGGTTTCAGCCGTCAACGATTCGATCGATGAAGTCGATGAGACGATTCTGTTGGAAATCGATTCCTTGATCAATGCTCAAGAGTTCGCTCCGGAGTCTGCGAGTGCGTTCATTGTTGACGATGATCTACCGCCCACGGTTGAATTGGAGTTCACCGATGTCTCGATCAACGAAGCCGATGGGCCTAGCGTCTTAACGGCAACGTTGTCGGAAGTTTCCGCGAAGGACGTCACGATCGAGATACTCGTTGGTGGAACGGCAAACAATTTGCTTGATTACTGGGTCGACACGAGAACGATCGTCATTCCGGCTGGCCAATCCATGGCCGCGCTCACTTTCAACATTGTCGAAGACAATATCCAGGAAGCTGACGAAACGATTGTGACGACGATTGCGAGTTTGCTGAACGCCACGGCATCGCCAACCGAATCGGCGACGCTGACTCTTTTGAATGATGATGCTCCACCGGAAGTCTTCCTGTTTGCAAACCCGTTAGCGATTAGCGAAGGCGATTCGACCGTCGTGACCGCCTACTTGAGTACTCAATCCGGTTTACCGGTAACGCTGTCGTTTGTTACGACAGGCACTGCGACCGAATTGACCGACTACACGACGAATCGAAAGACGATCACGATCCAACCGGGGGTCACTTCGGCTAACCTTACCATTAGCGCCAGCGACGACTTTTTCGACGAACCAGTGGAAACCGTCGTTGTTACGCTCGACAGCGTCACCAATGGAATCTTGGTCGGGCCGGGTGCCCTTGATATTGAAATCCTTGACGACGATGAACCGCCGGCGGTTTCGATTCAGTTTGAAAACAATGCGATCTCGGAAAACAACGGATCGACGGACCTTGTCGTTTCGCTTTCGCAGCCATCCGGTTTTGATGTCACCGTCCAATTAGACGTCCAGGTCGATGGCATGGGTGGTTCGCCCTACTACACCGGATTGACTCAGCAAATCATCATTCCGGCGGGACAGCAAATCGCTCGTACCCCGATCACAGCCATCGATGACATTTTTGATGAGAACAACACTGTCATTGACGTTTCCATTGCATCGCTGCTACAAGCGGTCCCCGGATCGTTCACAACGGCCTCACTTGTCATCGTCGACGATGATGCGACTCCAAATGTCTCGCTTTCGGTCGATCAGCCGACGATCGTTGAAGCGAATGGTTCGGCGGAAGTGACCGCAGCGTTGTCCGCGCCGTCGCTGTTTGACGTGACGATTGATCTAGGCGTAACGGGAACGGCCGCGACGACGGACTACCGTATCGATGGAACTCAAATCACAATTCCTGCCGGGCAAACGACAGGCCTCGTAACGATCGATTCGGTGGATGATACGATCTTCGAACTGGATGAGACAGTCATTGTCGATATCGTGGGCGTTACCAATGCCGTCGAAGGATCGCCCCAGCAAATCACGACGACGATCGTCAATGATGATTCGTCACCAAGCGTTTCATTATCAATCGCCGATACGAATCTGATTGAGCAAACGGGATCGACCACGATTACCGCAACGCTGTCGGCGATCTCGTCGCTTGATGTGACAATCACCTTGGCGGTGGGTGGAACCGCTTCAGCGACGGATTTCAATCCAATCGCGACCACCATCCTGATCCCCGCTGGGCGTTTGTCCGGTTTCGTTCCGTTGTCCACGATCGATGATGCCATCGATGAGCTTGATGAAACCGTGATCGTCTCGATTGACACGGTAACCGGCGGCATCGAGAACGGGCCCCAATCGGTAACGGCAAACATTGTGGATGATGATGCCCCACCCGTCATCAGCGTTGATTTCGATCCCGCTTCGATAGACGAAGGAGACCAACCGGCTGTGCTAACGGCGCGATTAAGCGGTGTTTCATCGAAAGATGTCACCGCGACGATATTGATATCCGGAACGGCTGTGCTTGATACCGATTTCGCTTCGTCGTCGATAAGTGGTTCGACGATCGATGTCATGATTCCAGCGGGTACTTTGTCAGCGGCGTTCGATTTTAGTTCGATGGAAGATGCGATCGATGAAAACGATGAAACCGTGATCGCCACCGTTCAATCCGCGACGAATGCGTCTTGGGGATCGACGTTGCCGGCAACGCTGACGATCGTGGACAACGATCCGCAGCCGACCGTGACGTTGGCACTTGATCCAATTTCGATTGACGAAAATGGTGGTACGGCGACTTATACAGCAACGTTATCGGAAGCGTCGAGCTTGGACGTAACCATTGTGCCGTCGATACTCACCACGGCCTCCGCGAGCGACTATGCATTGTCGAGCACTCAAATTTTGATTGCTGCAGGTGAGACCTCGGGCACGATAACGATTGCTGCCGTCGAGGATGCGTTGTACGAGCGTGATGAAGTGCTCACAATCTCGCCAGGCCAAATCAGCAATGCGAGTGTGGGTAGGGACCAGGACGTGACCTTGACGATTCTCGATAACGACCTCTTCCCAACCTTGTCGATCGCTGCCACTTCCGCAAGCGTTGTTGAGGGAGCTACAAATCTGATCTCGGCGACCCTCGATGCGCCCGCGGGAGTCGACATGACCGTCAACTTTGCGCTCGGGGGTACGGCGAGCGAAGGTTTTGACTACCAAGCGTCGAGCAAACAAATCATCATTCCTGCGGGATCGACAACGGCGTCAATGGAGATTGCCACGATCGACGATGCCGTCAACGAGATTGAACAATCGGTCACCATCGATGCGACGGCGACCGATGGCGTCATCGTAGGCGAAAAAGCGAGTACGAGCTTCGTTATCGGCGACAATGATTTGCCTCCGGTCGCTAACGTAAACTCGAATTTCTTTGTTGTCGATGAAGTCGCAGGGCAAGCTGTTTTTGAGATCCACCTGTCTCAGCTTTCGGAGCGAGACATTACCTTCAGCTTGACGCCAAGCGGAGCGATTGCTGAAGGAGCCGATTACACATTGTCGCAACCCACCATCACAATCCCAGCTGGCTCTTTAACGGGTGATGTACAAATCGATTCGGTTGACGATGAAGTGTTTGAAGGCGACGAGGTCGGGGCGATTCGAGTCGCCGCAAGCGATGCCGATACGGTAACGTTCCAAAATCAATCGATCACATTGACCATTGTCGACAACGAAACGGCACCGACATTATCGCTCAGCGTCGACCATGCATCGATTCCTGAAACCGGCGGCGTCTCAACATTGACCGCCACCTTGTCAGGACCTGCCCAAAGCGAAATCGTGGTCGCACTTGATTTTGTAGGCCAAGGCGAAACCACAAACGATGACTTCAGTGCCGCATCGAATCAAATTGTCATCCCCCGTGGGCAATTGTCAGGAACCTTGGTTCTGTCGGCTACCGACGATACCGCTGTCGAACAAGATGGCTCCGTCAACGTTAACGTGAAGAGTGTTTCTCGGAACTTGGCAATCCGTCCCGAGCAGTTGAGCATAACGATTCTCGACGACGACGATGGGCGACTCGTTGTCACATCGACGTCGACGCCTGTGATTGTCAATGAACGGGGCACAACGGCGGAGTTGCAAGTTCAATTGTCGGCGGCTCCCCAGAGCGATGTGGTCGTTTCGGTCGAGAGTGACGATACGGGCGAAGTCGTTGTGTCACCTTCGGTCATCCGTTTCACCCCTGCGAATTGGAACACCCCTCAAGCCGTGGTCGCAACCGGTCAACCCGACTTGCTCACCGACGCAAACGTGGCTGCGGATATTTCATTCTCGGTGCGTGAAGCCGACTCCGACCCTGGCTTTGCCGGTCTTGGCACGACGGTGGTCGAGGTTGTCAACCAAAACGTCAGCTTCAGTCATTTGACCGTGAGTGTGCAAGCTGACCAATTGGTTGTCAGTGACGACGCTAGCGGGCAAGTTTTGGATTCACGGCCAAGCAACAGTACAGATCGATTGCGTATCGATCTCGGCGGTGGCGCGAAGACACTTACGATTGGCGATCTAGGTCGACTGCGAAATACCATCGACATCGATGCTCAAAATGATGATACGATTAATTTTGGCGATGGTTGGACAGCAGATACACCAAAGTTCATTGTCGGCGTCTTTACTCATGTTCTGCTCCGCGACGATGCCGTTTTGCAGTTGCACAACGAAAAACCGAACACCAATCCGTATAATCGCCATGACACCAATCGCGATGGCACTGTCACGCCAAGCGATTCGTTGGTCGTCATCAACGCACTTGGTGCTGGATTGGGTGGCCCGGTTAGCGATCCACAACCGAGTGATCCACCCCATTCGTTTTACATGGACGTCAGCGGTGATGGACAAATTTCGCCTCTGGATGCCGTCATGGTCATCAACGACATCAATGACCCCCATAGCGGTGACGGTAACGCGGTGCCATCGGGGCTCTCGGGGCCGTCGGGGCTCTCGGGGCCGTCGGGCGAGCAACTGATTTTGCTTGCGAGCCGGAATGCGGAAGGTGAAGCGAACGCCAGCGACGTGGTCAGTACATTGGCAAACAGTACATTGGCAAATGAGCCTCTATCGACGCTTCGATCCGCGAGCTCGCCTAGCGATTTCGCCACGCAATCGGCTTCGGCGGATCAAGCGATCCTTGATTGGCAAGTGGACGAAGAAGCGAGCGCAGAAGAATCGCTCGAATCCTTGGTCGAGTTGTTGGGGGGAGTCGCCTCACGTTCCTCGTGA